From Novipirellula artificiosorum, the proteins below share one genomic window:
- a CDS encoding reverse transcriptase domain-containing protein has protein sequence MIDRLVQQAIFLVLTPIFDPEFSESSFGFRPHRSAHEAIHLVQQHLRAGYRWCVDIDLSKFFDTVQHDVLMHRVGRKVRDKRLLRLIGNYLRAGVMIDTQFHPSSEGTMQGGPLSPFLSNVLLDDFDKEMESRGHRFVRYADDFLVFSKTEQSATRVFASVERYLTGKLKLVINREKSGIRPAEATEYLGYCFHGTGGRFKVSGKKLRKFKDRVKELTRRKRGVSIQRRLRSSSSSVSSPARFVKSASTVFVSEAFNRFSLRIEAMCLSPSLPRCIPVIERSARWFRLSKSLRSSAVARVGPTEPKNTPVSKNTPVRFPSSSYSQSAPRLDSFTPISSSDQATGRQAVKKMQTAIVDWATCILMLVEDDLIRRTAGITNPRETIFNWQLAPPTRLG, from the coding sequence GTGATCGACCGTCTCGTCCAGCAAGCCATCTTCTTAGTCCTGACGCCAATCTTTGATCCGGAGTTCTCCGAATCAAGCTTTGGCTTTCGTCCTCATCGCTCGGCTCACGAAGCGATTCATCTCGTTCAACAGCATCTTCGTGCCGGCTATCGCTGGTGCGTCGATATCGACCTGTCGAAGTTCTTCGACACCGTTCAACATGATGTGTTGATGCATCGCGTTGGTCGCAAAGTCCGCGATAAGAGACTGCTGCGACTGATCGGGAACTACTTACGAGCCGGTGTGATGATCGATACCCAATTCCACCCATCGAGCGAAGGCACGATGCAAGGCGGTCCGTTATCTCCGTTTCTTTCAAACGTCCTGCTGGATGATTTTGACAAGGAGATGGAGTCACGTGGTCATCGCTTTGTACGTTATGCGGATGACTTCTTGGTGTTCTCCAAGACTGAGCAGTCGGCCACACGCGTCTTTGCTTCGGTGGAACGCTACCTGACTGGCAAACTGAAGCTCGTGATCAACCGCGAGAAGAGCGGCATTCGACCTGCGGAGGCAACCGAGTATCTCGGTTATTGCTTTCACGGTACCGGAGGCCGATTCAAAGTAAGTGGGAAGAAACTTCGCAAGTTCAAAGACCGCGTCAAAGAGCTGACACGTCGCAAACGTGGCGTGTCGATTCAGAGACGGCTGAGGTCAAGTTCCTCAAGCGTTTCTAGCCCTGCAAGGTTTGTCAAATCCGCATCGACAGTCTTCGTATCCGAAGCGTTCAATCGCTTTAGTTTGCGAATCGAGGCAATGTGTTTAAGTCCGTCGTTGCCGAGATGTATCCCGGTGATCGAAAGGTCAGCGAGATGGTTTAGGTTGAGTAAGAGCTTAAGATCGTCAGCGGTCGCAAGAGTCGGACCAACAGAACCGAAGAACACACCCGTATCGAAGAACACACCCGTTAGGTTCCCGTCGTCGTCGTATTCACAATCCGCGCCGAGACTTGACAGCTTCACTCCAATATCATCTTCAGACCAGGCTACCGGCAGGCAAGCCGTCAAAAAGATGCAAACGGCAATAGTGGATTGGGCAACTTGCATTTTGATGCTCGTTGAGGATGACTTGATCCGACGAACGGCGGGCATCACCAATCCGCGGGAAACAATTTTCAATTGGCAACTCGCCCCGCCAACGCGGCTCGGGTGA